Part of the Athalia rosae chromosome 2, iyAthRosa1.1, whole genome shotgun sequence genome, ACTCGATCAAATTGAAATgttactttcatttttaattatagCGACGGTTGGGCTGACCGGGACGACGTTGTTGAGGATTTGGAATTCGAAGCGTGGGGCAGTCTTTCCATTAGAATTCATTCACCCTATGTCAGCGAATTTGacgatcattatttttcattgaatccGTACAACAATTCGAGAAATCCTTGGTTTCAAGAATTATGGCAACATAAATTCAACTGCGTTCTTCCCGatgtaaataacaataataataacaatttcgATGACCACGCTGACATCGGGGATGTCGAAAATGGCGTGGAAATATCAACGACCACGACAACCGTGTTAcctgtggggaaaaaaatctgcaccggtaagtcgaaaatttttgtcttccGATGATGCGATTCGCTTTGCATTGTAGCGggtgaaaatggaagaagaaaaaatggtggCGAGTTTGAACgaaacgtgttttttttcgcgGGAGTTCAAATAGGCGATGAGGTGAAGAATGTAATTTATACGTAGTCGACGTATGGGTACCTATGTGAtgttttatatacgtacataacacCCATATACATggacatacatgtatatacttaGATTGGAACCTTTGGAATCCAATTCCGGTTCGAGTGTCTCCAGTTTCCTGCTGCAGATATCACACGCCCTGGAGCTCTATACTCCGGTTGAATTGGCCGAATCTAATTGACGGATGAAATTATATTAGGCGACGAATTGAACGGCTGATTAAAGGacctatatatattatagtaCGGCTGCCCAACCGCAAGAAGCCGTTGATTCGTTTAACCGAgactttcttcctttttcattttcttcttatttgcCTCTTCCTCTCTGCTTTCCTCTTCCGCATATACTATAGGTATGCCTAAGATTGTAGAGCgctatgaaaaatagaaaaatcgacgTGGTGCTcgcaaatggaaaaaagtgtaACTAGATTATACGTGAATatcttatttttgaatttctcattttttttgttgattttactCCAAGAAAAAGTGTTCGTTGAAACGTTAATTCCTACCGTATGCAAAACTAGCTGCGGTTGACtgtcttattcctttttttttaattttcgaaattctaagAAAACCATGAGCAAGTTTTACTCTCGAAATTTCCATAAGACGAGCTAATTTACCTGCAGGATTCGTTATTCACATTTGAAAAGTAAACTTTTACatttctcttactttttttttgcttcggtCAACCCATGTGTACGATCGCGCGGTATTAAACGATACGTGCACACAGTGGAGATTGAACCGGAAGTAAAATACTTCATTCTACTGCACATATAAGTATACCCTTAAAGAGCATTAGGTACAGCGCGATTTTTCTGACtgtatgaaacgaaaaattcaaaggtgAAATACTTCAATCGTGTCGCACATCGCATTTACAATTTCGCAATGAATataaacgaatggacaaataAACCCAGTTATGAATATGAAATGTTTAAACTTACaggtaacgaaaaattgagcGATCGTTACAAACAGGATCCGAAAATGAGTTTTGTTATGAAATCATTCTGGGCAATGGCGCATGGGCTACATAATATGCTGGAAGAAGTttgcggtaaaaatttttctggcgTTTGCAAAGAGATGCATCCATTCAACGGAACTCTATTCAAGGTACACCCTATACATTTATCTACAAAAACCCAAGCGGGGATTCGcgttttatacaatttttgtaATATCATTGCAAATTTGGAACCACTTTCGCCATATACCTATCCAATGAAAATTGAGATTACCGATGCGACGCGTACGACAcaatatcaaaaatatttatcaaattattttcgaacttgttttacagttttattttcatattacaaACCGTGTGACAGGAATATCGTTTAAATTACAGAACCACTTGATGAACATAACATTTTCATTCGGCGGAGAGGACGTGGAATTCGATCGACGTGGCGATCCTCCCGGCAGGTCGGTGCGTATatcgtatgaaaaaagaaagaaagaaaacgagaaaaaaaaaaaaatgaaacgcatGTGATATAATTACCATACCGATAATCATTTCGTTGACGATGTTAGCGATGGTCGAAACTCGCCACCTgacgattcatttatttattcgttgttttatttctgatttattGCCGCAGATacgaaatattgaattttcaaaggatgGCGAACATGACTTATTCGTACGTGCAAATAGGTGATTGGAATAACGGAACGCTTGCATTTTCCGGTATGCCACAATCGAGGGTAACGCAACTTGTCGAAAGCGTATGTTCGAAACCGTGCCCACCTGGTTACTACAAGGTTTGTCTTCTCATATACATGTAGCTTTACGACCCTATATCATtccgttgaaagaaaaacagaaattacCAATTTAACGCAAcatatttaattgaattttatcttctcttcgAACCCTCCTCCAATTTACTCTCGAATTACCGAACCACCCTTACATTTCgtcatatatgtacatatatctatacgtacgcgtacacatgtAGACGCTACAAATCGAAATCAGGATTATCGTGACGGTGGAGGatttaattaacaaaatttCTACCGGAAATGATACACCGGTAAACACCGTGAGGTTTGAGTTCATCGGGTGGATTCTAATTAGCCACAATCACTTCCGTTTTATCTAGTAGAGATAATAAAGTTTAAACCAAATTTCCAACTGAACGAACTTATGTATTAAATCATTGATAGCACACGCCTGTGTACTTTATGTAGAGTTTGATAGTTATTGCGTATTTGTATATGGGTAATTTACGTCGACATTTTTCAGTTCTTGTAattatcgaagattttttcttttctctttatatCCGCATAGTGAAAACATCTGTGTGTAAATATTCCAGTTCGTTTCATCTTCACAATTCGAGAGATGTTCAAATTGCAGATCGCAGATTGTAAACATAGGATAGGTATGGATATACCTATGGGGCATTTCGTGTCAAATCGACCGACCCTTTTTTCACCCGCATTATTTGTTTTgtcttcagaaatttttctagaTCAAAGTAGCGCCTctgaaattagaagaaaaatagtcaattcatttgtttatttcaaaATCTCCGAGGAgttaagttattttttttttttttttcaactccaaaAACAATCCAATagatattttgtattttggatttttattgTTCCCTGAAGATTGTTCAAGTCGCCAACGACGCTCGAGGATTATGAGGAAAAACCAATTCATTGAGCGCACACTCCGCACGTTTACCTAGATACTATAAAATATCGTAACAAAGATTACGACTCTCGGTAGAAAACTTGGTCGGTGgttgtgtaattttttatataatatatacattatatctgACGTGTGCGAGTTGCGCGGTTTACGGTGTGTAGCCCATACCAGCTGGGGCGGAGCtccttataaataataatttttcgcctTTTGTGAAACCAGCTTTTGCCTTCAGGGCCTTTCATCTAGCAAAATGAGACTCGTTTACCGGATCTTGAAGAGGTCGTCGACGACGGGAACCTCGACTCGTCGGCTACCTTGTATAACGTATGTCGCTATGGCTGCTGCGCCGACAGAATCTGAAATCATCGTTTTAGAAATTCAACATTATTcagattatacgtatactccaTCCACATTCAAACGAGAAAACCTCCGccttattatacttatatttatTCTATACCTCGCGCGCGTTCAATTATTTGTTAAATCTGaaagagataaatttttcgatctacaACTTCAGGTGCGCAATTTTTGTGTAACCACGCAGGGTGATGATCTCCCCTGAAGTTTTGAGCTGTTGATCCCAACGGAAACACGTGccgctcaatttttttcgtgaatttcggaaaacgatttttaataatttttctcaattattttcaccgcaTCCTCTCAAAATATTTACAGCGTTCGACATTTTGGTACGATTATTGGAAATATtactcggaaaaactttgcatTCTCCGCTCttctattaaaaaattaattcaaagatCGCAGTTTTGAAATAGTTCACATAGtcgtttaaaataaaattttcagaatttatttatcgattaatCTATCCTTATGATTTTTATCATAATtgacaaataataaaaaaacaaaagactaATCTATTCGAGTAAATtccgtaaaaaaatttaattcatctATAGCATTTGTTGAATGTTAAAAGCGGGCGAAAAATGATAAGTTGCCCAGATTTAGCGATTCGAGATACCAttgttttccaaaaatcacaacaaaaaaattgtgacaACACTGAATTAAGAGCTCAAACTTTAgggtaatttttcatctcgtaatTGCAACCGTTTTAAAGGTACTAGTAAAAGATTTGAGAAATCACCCTTTCAAGGACCACTCTAGTGTACCttctaccatagatatattgaatataAGTGTAGTGTAAACGGGTATTTCAAAATAGCGAATGTTTCAAAATGCGTCAAGTATTTCGCTGCGATGCGGATTTAAATAGAGCCTCTTATGGCGAAGAGGGGAATGAAGTTTTTCGGTCTAAGTACTGGTTGGTTATGCATTATTATTTACTGATTGTTTCGCCCAATTATTCAGAATTTTAAGACCGGTGGTCAAGAAAAACGGTGTTGTTGGGCATGCGTGCGATGTGGAGATCACGAAGTTGCCGATGAAGAACAATTGCAATGCGATGCTTGTCCTTACGGGCAATGGCCGAACAATAACAAGACTGGTAAGCTGAAAATCGATTGACAATTTTCCCGAACATCTCCCCTATGCTTTTAATTGACTTTTCTCCAACGCTTCTTgactttcgaaaaatattattcttcCACTTATTAGaacaagtaaaaaacaaaaaaaaaaaaaaatgatgagctAGTTCGCCGGAAGGGTTGAAAATCTCCGACTTCCTAATATAGGATAATCAATGGGAGCGCCTTCTACAATTctttagaaaaataatgactTGCAAGAATCGTGATATAAATGATATCGTGTGACTTTATATCCTAGTTGTTAGTTTATTTgatctattttgttttttcatgttCATACGAACAGAATGCTACGTCATACCCGTGGAATACATGTCATGGGGAGACGCCGAAGCGATTGTTGCGATGGGTTTCAGCGCTATTGGACTTTTGGCAACATTCGCCACTTGCCGGATATTCGTAAGCCATAACAATACCCCAGTTGTTAAAGCAAGCACAAGGGAACTCAGCTACCTCATACTTGCAGGAATCACCATGGCTCACGTTGCGGTAAAACTAAAGACGATGttacatttcttttctttttttaatattccgtttttatttatctatttattttccacgtaCACATTTACATACACCTGCGCATACCCAtatcgcgtacatacatatttatatacgtatagattatgtatacataaatatatattaataaattattttattttcacttttaaaTTAATAACCAAGTTTGTAAAAACTTTATACTCATATATTACGTGAACGTGAAGCACTGCGCTAGTAGGAACGCGGTAAAAAAGTTGTTCAAGTAATTGTACTCGACCCGACGTGGCTGCGCGGATgttgtatgaaaaagaaaaaaccaaaaaaaaaaaaactatacgaaCATTGTTCTATGCCATATTTGCATGAATATATTCATTCGCTTGGTgtaaatttctttgaaaaattgatcgatttgtTTAACACTTTGCGCGAAGACGACGGCCTTCAGCTACATCATACATCTATactaattgaaatttatgttttatttttttcttcaaattttcgtacATCGTCATTAGGttatcgaagaagaaaaaataaagtggtGTGGAATAATCGGGACGGTGATGATTTTTCAGGTGTTTCCTATACTGGCAAAACCGACGGTTCTTACATGTGCTGTAAGTCGTCTAATGCCGGGAATAAGTTTCGCTATGATATACGCAAGTCTGTTAACGAAGACGAACAGGATTGCGAGAATTTTGGCTGGTTCGAAGAAACGTTTTCCAACGAGAAAGCCACTCTTTATGTCGGCCACCGCACAGGTCGTTATAACTTGTATTTTAATAATGATCGAAGCGGGTGTTGCCACCGCCATGCTCGTAATAGATCCCCCGATGCCTCAACAAGAATTTCCAGCTAGACACAGATCCGTATTAACATGCGCAACGTCACCCAGAGCCGTTTTATCTCCATTGGCATTCGACGCGATTTTGTTAATACTTTGCACACTTTACGCCGTGAAGACGAGAAatgtacctgaaaattttaacgaGGCCAAATTCATTGGATTCGCCATGTACACGACCTGCGTTATATGGGTCGCTTTTGTACCCATATACTTTGGCAGCGAATCAAAGGCAAGTTTCATACTTAATCTCTTCTCTCGCgcatttcgttcgttctttcattttcgttttcgttttcgttttctctttacGCCTACTGTACGCACACGTATCGAAATAACGCACCTGCACATTTCGAATGGTGcgtttatatttattcgattattttttcatctccaaaatttttttctcaacaggTGATAACGATGTCAATGTGCGTGACTTTGAGCGCATCCGTAACTCTCATATTCTTATTTCTCCCCAAACTTTACATAATCGTATTGAGGCCCGAGAGAAATAATCGAGCTTTATTCACCACGAGTAAATCCATAAGGTGTCACATAGGAGCTCGTGTCGCTGCAGCTATTGCCGAACCTCCTTCCAAACAAACTATATATCGACTTTCCGGTTCTGCAAATGACATGGAATCGGGAAGTAAGTTGAAAatacatacatctatacaCCTACGTCCTTCTCAaatcgagatattttttttttgtttttttcccactttttcccccctctgtACTCGTGTAAAACTTCATCTcatgtgtacatacctatatacaataTCTGTAATTTGTTCAGAAATTTTGAGAAGCCAAAACGTAAACAACAAATATGATCCAGGTCTTCGGTGAAATTCGTTTTGCGATGCCTAgttgctttttttcctttttctttttttttcgccaccgctgctgccgctgccacTGCCTCTGCTTTACTCGCGATACATTCGACGATACGATAGAACCGCGAGCTGCACTGTACATATACGCTGCTTTGAAGTCgtgttgagattttttttccttttttctatttgatttTGTTCCCCCGTTTCTTTTCGCTGATGCTGCCTCCGCGGGTCCCACTGCTTCCGTGTACCGTTGTTGTACCCTTCAAGCGGATGGGTCATAGCGGCGTATAAATTGTATCAacaaaagaataatgaaaccaagaaccaaaaaaaaaattgataagttgaaaaaaatgagtgaAATCTTTCCCCGTATCAACGTCATTGTAGGCAGGTGTCTGAAAGCTGTATTATTCAAAGGGATGTTTGGAGAaacgaaatattaaaaatatacgGATGCAGTATACAGtatacgctttttttttttttaactatttTCCAAGTCTTTCTATTTTGTCGATGAAATTCGTTACCGCCATAAAAATGACCTTGTCCTTCGCTATGTTTGCTTTAAAAATTGTACGTTATGTACTTACGTTGTTGATGCGACTTGTGGCGCATCAACAAATCTGaggttttcaaataaaaaaaaaaaaaaaaaacacttttgGAATTGGTTGTCATGGCAAACGTAACATTATCTTGCGTGAGTTTGATGGGTTCCGTAGAATTCGGCGCGAAGCGCAAGTTTTCAAAACACGTGGATGTAACGTGAATTTACTCAGCTCGGCCCCTCCTAAATTAACCCTAAAATTTTTGCATATAGTTCTGATACACcctgtataaatgtatattatacatattatgctAATACCGGAGATTTCTACTCTGCAATGTTAATTCAAAAGGCAAAAACGCGATTCGCATGCCGTATAACTTCGCACCTTGGTAGGTAATGttatgttatatacatatatgtaaatgaaaaaaggaatctAAATGGACAAAAAGAAGCGGGGAAGTCGGCCTAATGCATCCACGAATATGACTTGAGATTCTAATTTCGTTCTCATGAatgattcattaatttattcaggGTGAAATGATGACTCCGTTTGCgaagacagaaaaaatataacaataaaaataaaatctcgaattttattggttttgtttttttattgttgttgttgcacGTGTATCCAAAATTGTAATCATCTTCTCCACTTTACAATATTCTTTACTCGCATGACctatgagaaataaataaacaaactgaTGATAttaaatgatgataatatactTTACAGCTGCTGCGGGCTGCCGTACCACTAATAACGTACACCGTCGTACATTGAGCGTTCAAACTGGTGCGGAATTGTTGGCTGATTTGTACAAAagttctttggaaaatttatgcgGTATGAGATCATCTAATATGGGACGTGGGGTGGCAGCTGGAGAtattaagaaacaaaaatcaccAATCCACAATAACGAATTGCTGCGATCCTCTCTGTCGTCGGTTTACAATAAATCGAcggatgagaaaattaatccTCATTTCGGATCATCGATTGCTTCAATTACGGCAGATGATATTGTCAGATATAATTCCGAAGAGGACGTATTTTGGTCTAGGGAGACAGCGAGAAATTTGaaggacgataaaaaaaatccatcgtcGGACTCAAGTTTACTTAATTCTTCTACGGGATCGCAATTAAAAATTCCACGTGAATGGGCCGAATTAGAtcctaaaaaattaatcgccgATACAATGAACAAACGAAGGTTAGTTACTGAAATCATTTCAaatgttatttgttttttgatttgttttttgttgttctttttttttttttcttgtgaaTCCCGATTTGAATATcgctttttttgcaattttcagcTCCACCGGATCGCGAGCGACGACATTTCCGGCTAATGATTCTTCTTACGTTTCGCCAACGAATTCAAACGGCGAAgttaataagaaaaattctaatAATATCAACGGTAACCCTCGCGGCTGTAACGAAACTATTTTAACACCGTACACAGCTGGAACTATTTCACCATCGGAATTATCCCCCTCTCCTCGTAATTACAATAAAGCCCGTGAAAATTCTCATGAATTTTATAGTAACGTCAACAACGTAATATCGaacaataaattatcaaaaaatgagGGAGATAAAGGAGacgacgaaattttcgatGATTATAACGACGAGGGTAGTGTTGACGctagaatttttcaagaagaCGAAGTCCTTTCGGGTGAGGATAACGAACCCGTTGTTAAAATAACCATAACTCTTGGACGAGATCctaaaagttaaaaaaaaaaacaatttcaattctaatgaaatttatgccaaagtttatttattaaacCATAAATTCAACGCCACAATAATAACATGGTTGAATTCAATCTTTGATaaatgattaaataaattgataaggaaattaattaatcagttAATTtactgatagaaaaaaaaaaaaaaaaaaaaattacgtaggGCGGAGGTACGTATCTGCATCaatatcaaattattattattacgaagcccaatgatttatcaatttgatcgaaataagtataacaattatattatatcatcaaCATTTCACTAGtgcataaataattcattaaatataattatacactaTTATTCTAGTCTATTCGGTAACAATAATTAACATATAAACCAATCtttagatatacgtatagataataCCGAATTACCTACGTCACAATTAATATACAGTAAGCTAAGAACGAACAATAAAACTCTTAGCATGAAagggatcaaaatacgtataagtttttccataaattaagaataatcaaaataatcaaaataattatcgtggTATATCGACGTCGActgtaccgaaaaaaaaagaagaaaaatcgaaactaaCTCACTGTCAATCGTCAATGCTTTCATTATCAACATAAGTGttaatgaaattatcaaagaagaagaacaagcaaaatattgaagaaaaaaatgttaaactcGTGCAATGATTGTTACCGgcgatttttcatcaattgcggtaacaacaacaataataataataataacaagaagaagaagaaaaagatgaaagtaATTTATTTCTGAACTACCCATATATATGGTCTTGTGTTACCTTATATTCCAATATgagaataattgtttttttttcatattattcgttattgttactattattaacACTGTTCTAgttgtcattttattttgcatatttttttcgaatcaatccGCCACGCTTGATGAACGTTGTCGTTATGGCTATGTTctagaaaaatcgaaagaagaaaaaaatgataactgtATAATTTCGGTGATCTTGCAGTAGACTGCGGAATAATATAAGCGGGGTAATCATCGTTTTGTTTTACGGGGTTAttaagtatacctatatctagtAG contains:
- the LOC105689523 gene encoding metabotropic glutamate receptor 1-like: MLFVIMGMYLFVYLEVVRGGDPSARLKGDLVIGALFSVHHTPRGGQGALVCGPVRETYGIQRVETALITLDKINNDSTILPGVTLGLEARDSCWSAPVALQQSIELVRDAITPALTQPQIPPNADTAHCLVTTAVQMENPVLKAPLVGVVGPGSSSVALQVQNLLQLFSIPQIGYSSTSRDLSDKTRYSTFLRVVPSDHYQAQLLVDLVRYFNWTYVSIVNTDENYGQSGIQAFRELAERSGVCVAREDAVLSTAEDAAFDGVLSNLDQDRAANVVVCFCEGMTMRGLLAASKRLNLTGRFMFIGSDGWADRDDVVEDLEFEAWGSLSIRIHSPYVSEFDDHYFSLNPYNNSRNPWFQELWQHKFNCVLPDVNNNNNNNFDDHADIGDVENGVEISTTTTTVLPVGKKICTGNEKLSDRYKQDPKMSFVMKSFWAMAHGLHNMLEEVCGKNFSGVCKEMHPFNGTLFKNHLMNITFSFGGEDVEFDRRGDPPGRYEILNFQRMANMTYSYVQIGDWNNGTLAFSGMPQSRVTQLVESVCSKPCPPGYYKNFKTGGQEKRCCWACVRCGDHEVADEEQLQCDACPYGQWPNNNKTECYVIPVEYMSWGDAEAIVAMGFSAIGLLATFATCRIFVSHNNTPVVKASTRELSYLILAGITMAHVAVFPILAKPTVLTCAVSRLMPGISFAMIYASLLTKTNRIARILAGSKKRFPTRKPLFMSATAQVVITCILIMIEAGVATAMLVIDPPMPQQEFPARHRSVLTCATSPRAVLSPLAFDAILLILCTLYAVKTRNVPENFNEAKFIGFAMYTTCVIWVAFVPIYFGSESKVITMSMCVTLSASVTLIFLFLPKLYIIVLRPERNNRALFTTSKSIRCHIGARVAAAIAEPPSKQTIYRLSGSANDMESGTAAGCRTTNNVHRRTLSVQTGAELLADLYKSSLENLCGMRSSNMGRGVAAGDIKKQKSPIHNNELLRSSLSSVYNKSTDEKINPHFGSSIASITADDIVRYNSEEDVFWSRETARNLKDDKKNPSSDSSLLNSSTGSQLKIPREWAELDPKKLIADTMNKRSSTGSRATTFPANDSSYVSPTNSNGEVNKKNSNNINGNPRGCNETILTPYTAGTISPSELSPSPRNYNKARENSHEFYSNVNNVISNNKLSKNEGDKGDDEIFDDYNDEGSVDARIFQEDEVLSGEDNEPVVKITITLGRDPKS